In Acidobacteriota bacterium, the following are encoded in one genomic region:
- the avd gene encoding diversity-generating retroelement protein Avd — MKPSRDSPIFSRMQVLLIWVVRTTRRFPRDQRFGLAQRILQQAFRLEDQLVTAAVDRENQKDRLLEADIALTGLRRSLLLAHEMGFLSDGQLRHATEMLAEIGRLLGGWRKR; from the coding sequence ATGAAACCGAGCAGGGACTCGCCGATTTTCTCTCGAATGCAGGTTTTGTTGATCTGGGTCGTTCGCACTACGCGGCGTTTCCCTCGGGATCAACGATTCGGCCTAGCCCAGCGCATTCTTCAGCAGGCCTTCCGATTGGAAGACCAGTTGGTCACCGCTGCAGTGGACCGAGAGAATCAGAAAGATCGGCTTCTGGAGGCGGACATCGCCCTCACCGGTCTGCGGCGCAGCCTGCTCCTGGCACACGAGATGGGCTTTCTGTCGGACGGCCAGCTGCGCCACGCGACCGAGATGCTCGCAGAGATCGGACGCCTTCTCGGCGGCTGGCGTAAGCGGTAA
- a CDS encoding reverse transcriptase domain-containing protein, which yields MGHEDLYSQIHSWPSLLRAWRKARRGKRNLPAAASFELTAPESLLVLQAELAAKSYQPGPYHSFFIHDPKKRLISAACFRDRIVHHALVNLLEPIFERRFIIDSYANRKGRGNHAAIDRCQEFARRYRFVLQADVEQFFPAVDHQILLQTLERVVRDRDVIELCRQILDSGKRIHRDSYRMRFFPGDDLFAVNRPRGLPIGNLTSQFWANVYLDPLDHFIKRRLRCGGYVRFVDDLLLFADDKRTLGRWRRELIAKAAGLRLTLHETRCQTRPVTEGIPFLGFVVYPHHKRLKRRKGIAYRRRLKKLLGAYQLGRIGRIELRSSIRGWVNHAAFGNTYGLRRRLFEQHPIRPPRDPRE from the coding sequence ATGGGACACGAAGACCTATATTCCCAGATCCATTCCTGGCCGAGCCTGCTCAGAGCTTGGCGCAAGGCGCGGCGCGGCAAGAGAAACCTGCCAGCAGCAGCGTCCTTCGAGCTGACCGCGCCGGAGTCACTGTTAGTACTTCAGGCTGAATTGGCTGCCAAGAGCTATCAGCCCGGTCCTTACCACAGCTTCTTCATTCATGATCCGAAAAAGCGGCTGATCAGCGCAGCCTGCTTCCGGGATCGCATTGTTCACCACGCACTGGTCAATCTTCTCGAACCCATCTTCGAGCGGCGCTTCATCATCGACAGCTATGCGAACCGTAAAGGCCGCGGCAATCATGCCGCTATCGACAGGTGCCAGGAATTTGCCCGGCGGTACCGATTCGTGCTTCAGGCTGATGTGGAACAGTTCTTCCCGGCGGTGGATCATCAGATCCTACTTCAAACGCTGGAGCGAGTCGTTCGCGACCGGGATGTGATCGAGCTGTGCCGCCAAATTCTCGATTCGGGGAAGAGAATTCATCGAGACTCGTATCGAATGCGCTTCTTTCCCGGTGACGATCTCTTCGCCGTCAACCGGCCTCGGGGTCTGCCCATCGGCAATCTGACGAGTCAGTTCTGGGCCAACGTCTATCTCGATCCCCTGGACCACTTCATCAAACGACGGCTGCGCTGCGGCGGCTACGTCCGGTTCGTAGATGATCTCCTGCTCTTCGCGGACGACAAAAGGACGTTGGGGCGCTGGAGGCGAGAGTTGATCGCAAAGGCCGCCGGTCTCCGCTTGACTCTCCATGAAACCCGATGTCAGACACGACCGGTCACCGAAGGGATCCCTTTCCTGGGATTTGTCGTCTACCCGCACCACAAGCGGCTCAAGAGGCGAAAAGGGATCGCGTACCGAAGACGGCTCAAAAAGCTCTTGGGAGCCTACCAACTAGGCAGAATCGGACGGATCGAGCTTCGATCTTCGATCCGAGGCTGGGTCAACCACGCTGCCTTCGGAAATACCTATGGCTTGCGGCGCCGACTCTTTGAGCAGCACCCCATCCGACCACCACGGGATCCCCGAGAATGA